Genomic DNA from Leptospira venezuelensis:
GTCGGATAAATCCGAAGTATTAAAAGAATTTCGCACTCTTCCCGGAGTAGGTAAAGTAATCGCAGAAGATCTCTGGAACTTAGGAGTTCGAAGTAAAGCGGAACTTGCAAAATTAGATCCTGAAAAATTATACGAAGAAAT
This window encodes:
- a CDS encoding helix-hairpin-helix domain-containing protein: MKSDKSEVLKEFRTLPGVGKVIAEDLWNLGVRSKAELAKLDPEKLYEEICEYQGARVDLCMLYVFRCAVYVSATPNPEPEKMKWWFWKDRQLV